From a single Chiloscyllium plagiosum isolate BGI_BamShark_2017 chromosome 27, ASM401019v2, whole genome shotgun sequence genomic region:
- the LOC122563493 gene encoding transcription cofactor vestigial-like protein 2 isoform X2 — protein MSCLDIMYHTYGAHRPYFTSTPAYAAQTLSVYPRVQGVAMEGGTSSTGRPSAPGKEDSLLDKDRPEAEYINSKCVLFTYFNGDISSTVDEHFTRALSNYSPESRSYKPRKSTAGSSEGTSLTQRNFPASFWDSNYQVPAPCPAPAASSSSSSSSIDSPPAELHFSPTEPYPGPLHPHLAQPPEHWHYPLGASLSPQGAAYHHPRTIRELYPVNPNLDPRYSSLLVPTLRSSRLQPAISGQETSSPWTGVFPTAEVTQTLNLNVEAAQPCCLPGGLLFS, from the exons ATGAGCTGTCTGGATATTATGTACCACACGTATGGAGCGCATCGCCCTTATTTCACAAGCACCCCAGCGTATGCAGCACAG ACTCTCTCTGTTTACCCGCGAGTTcagggagtggcgatggaaggTGGAACCAGCAGCACTGGCCGCCCCTCGGCCCCCGGCAAAGAGGATTCCCTCCTGGACAAGGATAGACCTGAGGCCGAGTACATCAACTCCAAATGTGTTCTCTTCACCTATTTTAACGGGGATATCAGCAGCACGGTGGATGAGCACTTTACCAGAGCACTGAGCAACTACAGCCCTGAGAGCAGGAGTTACAAACCCAGGAAAAGCACTGCAGGGTCATCAG AGGGCACTTCTCTGACTCAGCGCAATTTCCCGGCATCTTTTTGGGACAGTAATTACCAGGTGCCAGCCCCTTGTCCAGCCCCAGCAGcgagtagcagcagcagcagcagcagcattgacTCACCCCCCGCTGAGCTCCATTTCAGTCCCACAGAGCCTTACCCGGGTCCCCTACACCCTCACCTAGCCCAGCCACCGGAGCATTGGCACTACCCGCTGGGTGCCTCCCTCAGCCCACAGGGTGCAGCGTACCATCACCCCAGGACTATCCGTGAACTCTACCCAGTCAACCCCAACCTGGACCCCCGCTACAGCTCCCTGCTGGTGCCAACACTACGCTCTAGCCGACTGCAGCCAGCCATTTCCGGCCAAGAGACAAGCTCCCCATGGACAGGGGTCTTCCCCACCGCCGAAGTGACACAAACTTTAAACTTAAACGTGGAAGCAG CTCAACCCTGCTGTCTTCCTGGAGGACTCCTCTTCAGCTGA
- the LOC122563493 gene encoding transcription cofactor vestigial-like protein 2 isoform X3 yields MEGGTSSTGRPSAPGKEDSLLDKDRPEAEYINSKCVLFTYFNGDISSTVDEHFTRALSNYSPESRSYKPRKSTAGSSEGTSLTQRNFPASFWDSNYQVPAPCPAPAASSSSSSSSIDSPPAELHFSPTEPYPGPLHPHLAQPPEHWHYPLGASLSPQGAAYHHPRTIRELYPVNPNLDPRYSSLLVPTLRSSRLQPAISGQETSSPWTGVFPTAEVTQTLNLNVEAGLQNHDRAKDVFWF; encoded by the exons atggaaggTGGAACCAGCAGCACTGGCCGCCCCTCGGCCCCCGGCAAAGAGGATTCCCTCCTGGACAAGGATAGACCTGAGGCCGAGTACATCAACTCCAAATGTGTTCTCTTCACCTATTTTAACGGGGATATCAGCAGCACGGTGGATGAGCACTTTACCAGAGCACTGAGCAACTACAGCCCTGAGAGCAGGAGTTACAAACCCAGGAAAAGCACTGCAGGGTCATCAG AGGGCACTTCTCTGACTCAGCGCAATTTCCCGGCATCTTTTTGGGACAGTAATTACCAGGTGCCAGCCCCTTGTCCAGCCCCAGCAGcgagtagcagcagcagcagcagcagcattgacTCACCCCCCGCTGAGCTCCATTTCAGTCCCACAGAGCCTTACCCGGGTCCCCTACACCCTCACCTAGCCCAGCCACCGGAGCATTGGCACTACCCGCTGGGTGCCTCCCTCAGCCCACAGGGTGCAGCGTACCATCACCCCAGGACTATCCGTGAACTCTACCCAGTCAACCCCAACCTGGACCCCCGCTACAGCTCCCTGCTGGTGCCAACACTACGCTCTAGCCGACTGCAGCCAGCCATTTCCGGCCAAGAGACAAGCTCCCCATGGACAGGGGTCTTCCCCACCGCCGAAGTGACACAAACTTTAAACTTAAACGTGGAAGCAG GTCTTCAGAACCACGACAGAGCTAAGGATGTGTTCTGGTTTTAG
- the LOC122563493 gene encoding transcription cofactor vestigial-like protein 2 isoform X1, giving the protein MSCLDIMYHTYGAHRPYFTSTPAYAAQTLSVYPRVQGVAMEGGTSSTGRPSAPGKEDSLLDKDRPEAEYINSKCVLFTYFNGDISSTVDEHFTRALSNYSPESRSYKPRKSTAGSSEGTSLTQRNFPASFWDSNYQVPAPCPAPAASSSSSSSSIDSPPAELHFSPTEPYPGPLHPHLAQPPEHWHYPLGASLSPQGAAYHHPRTIRELYPVNPNLDPRYSSLLVPTLRSSRLQPAISGQETSSPWTGVFPTAEVTQTLNLNVEAGLQNHDRAKDVFWF; this is encoded by the exons ATGAGCTGTCTGGATATTATGTACCACACGTATGGAGCGCATCGCCCTTATTTCACAAGCACCCCAGCGTATGCAGCACAG ACTCTCTCTGTTTACCCGCGAGTTcagggagtggcgatggaaggTGGAACCAGCAGCACTGGCCGCCCCTCGGCCCCCGGCAAAGAGGATTCCCTCCTGGACAAGGATAGACCTGAGGCCGAGTACATCAACTCCAAATGTGTTCTCTTCACCTATTTTAACGGGGATATCAGCAGCACGGTGGATGAGCACTTTACCAGAGCACTGAGCAACTACAGCCCTGAGAGCAGGAGTTACAAACCCAGGAAAAGCACTGCAGGGTCATCAG AGGGCACTTCTCTGACTCAGCGCAATTTCCCGGCATCTTTTTGGGACAGTAATTACCAGGTGCCAGCCCCTTGTCCAGCCCCAGCAGcgagtagcagcagcagcagcagcagcattgacTCACCCCCCGCTGAGCTCCATTTCAGTCCCACAGAGCCTTACCCGGGTCCCCTACACCCTCACCTAGCCCAGCCACCGGAGCATTGGCACTACCCGCTGGGTGCCTCCCTCAGCCCACAGGGTGCAGCGTACCATCACCCCAGGACTATCCGTGAACTCTACCCAGTCAACCCCAACCTGGACCCCCGCTACAGCTCCCTGCTGGTGCCAACACTACGCTCTAGCCGACTGCAGCCAGCCATTTCCGGCCAAGAGACAAGCTCCCCATGGACAGGGGTCTTCCCCACCGCCGAAGTGACACAAACTTTAAACTTAAACGTGGAAGCAG GTCTTCAGAACCACGACAGAGCTAAGGATGTGTTCTGGTTTTAG